In Rathayibacter sp. VKM Ac-2762, one DNA window encodes the following:
- a CDS encoding LuxR family transcriptional regulator produces the protein MKRDALVVGRGSELARLRLMVDGIAVHGSALVVDGDAGVGKTTLVEEVVAYARARDVRVLRTAGSAAESGDQYAALQLLLHPLRPGLDGLPLPQRDALRVAFHLAEGVQPTPLLAGLSALTLLSDAAADRPLLVVVEDLHRIDPESAWALRMLARRIGEDRVVVVMTTRDRPEEDSGLEHLHLGPLSAADSAALLDTLPHPPRGAARRALLDLARGNPLALVELTGRDPSADEAEDRAVTGRLESAFAERFAELDQPSRLAVLAVALGDVATAEEASRLANLALGRHPDPSWIDRAVAASLLSWTPGSGLRFRHPLVQSAVTSVSRPSERAAVLRTLVKEHRDDPSRTLWWRSELATGSDGPVGEELAGLAASGLATGDVVLAAQAMERAAELTPAGPLRVSRLIDAAEYSGLAGRTAEAALLVHRAAGETVDPVLTARAAWTRETLPTGRTALSRGDLSPALAAVTALQSHGAVDAATAALLHLAAIAWDHNREASPGEPMIQAVRALALDDSDPRAVLLAAVTEPIARGDEVVRRALAAAGGASGPEEAWWLGYALNTAGEVEVARELLEEAITGLRARGDIRILPQALLAASMTTSLAGRFSRARSFAEEALVLGSDLGDVGFETASRACLAWFDAMEGVAPDPEAISAGSAIGAAVLSSSVMRATLRGSRAAVAVLESRPGDAVPELLPLLDTDDDSLNPGFAILTTPDLVDAALAIGDVGVVRLHAARLESLFERWHQPMIEAALRYAQIAVALADGAPDVAAGLLRRTPPPLPYVRARALLLVGDGLHRAGRAAEARPLLREALAMLEELPIHAWADRARDALRAAGGRIADAPSPAAATLTPQELRICALASTGLSNRAIAQNLFLSPRTVGAHLYAAYRKLGIGGRGELAAVLGRDAGADA, from the coding sequence GTGAAGCGGGACGCGCTCGTCGTCGGTCGGGGATCGGAGCTCGCGCGGCTCCGTCTGATGGTCGACGGCATCGCCGTCCACGGGTCGGCGCTCGTCGTCGACGGGGACGCCGGGGTCGGCAAGACCACCCTGGTCGAGGAGGTCGTCGCCTACGCCCGCGCACGCGACGTGCGGGTGCTGCGCACCGCGGGCTCCGCAGCGGAGTCGGGCGACCAGTACGCGGCGCTGCAGCTCCTCCTGCACCCGCTCCGCCCGGGCCTCGACGGCCTGCCCCTGCCGCAGCGGGACGCGCTCCGCGTCGCCTTCCACCTGGCGGAGGGAGTGCAGCCGACGCCGCTCCTGGCCGGCCTGTCGGCCCTGACCCTCCTGAGCGACGCCGCCGCCGATCGGCCCCTGCTGGTCGTCGTCGAGGACCTGCACCGGATCGACCCGGAGTCGGCGTGGGCGCTGCGGATGCTCGCCCGGCGCATCGGCGAGGACCGCGTCGTCGTCGTGATGACCACGAGGGACCGGCCCGAGGAGGACTCCGGCCTCGAGCACCTCCACCTCGGGCCGCTGTCGGCCGCCGACTCGGCCGCTCTCCTCGACACGCTCCCGCATCCTCCTCGCGGCGCCGCCCGGCGCGCTCTGCTCGACCTCGCCCGCGGGAATCCGCTCGCCCTGGTGGAGCTGACCGGGCGCGACCCGTCGGCCGACGAGGCGGAGGACCGCGCGGTGACCGGACGCCTCGAGTCGGCCTTCGCCGAGCGCTTCGCGGAGCTCGACCAGCCCTCGCGGCTCGCCGTGCTGGCCGTGGCGCTGGGCGACGTCGCGACGGCGGAGGAGGCGAGCCGCCTGGCGAACCTGGCGCTCGGCCGCCATCCCGACCCCTCCTGGATCGACAGGGCCGTCGCCGCGTCGCTCCTCAGCTGGACGCCGGGGAGCGGACTCCGCTTCCGGCACCCTCTCGTGCAGTCCGCGGTGACGAGCGTGAGCCGACCCTCCGAGCGCGCCGCCGTGCTCCGTACGCTCGTCAAGGAGCACCGCGACGACCCGAGCCGGACGCTCTGGTGGCGGTCGGAGCTCGCGACCGGCTCGGACGGGCCGGTCGGCGAGGAGCTCGCCGGTCTCGCGGCGTCCGGCCTCGCGACGGGCGACGTCGTCCTGGCGGCTCAGGCGATGGAGCGGGCGGCGGAGCTGACCCCCGCGGGGCCGCTGCGCGTCTCGCGCCTGATCGACGCGGCCGAGTACTCCGGACTCGCCGGCCGGACCGCGGAGGCGGCGCTGCTCGTGCACCGCGCGGCGGGCGAGACCGTCGATCCGGTGCTCACCGCCCGCGCCGCCTGGACGCGCGAGACGCTGCCGACCGGGCGCACGGCCCTCTCGCGGGGAGACCTCTCGCCCGCGCTCGCCGCAGTGACGGCGCTGCAGAGCCACGGAGCCGTCGACGCCGCGACCGCCGCGCTCCTGCACCTCGCCGCCATCGCCTGGGACCACAACCGAGAGGCATCGCCGGGGGAGCCGATGATCCAGGCGGTGCGCGCGCTCGCCCTCGACGACTCCGACCCGCGCGCCGTCCTGCTCGCGGCGGTCACCGAGCCGATCGCCCGCGGCGACGAGGTCGTCCGCCGGGCGCTCGCGGCGGCCGGCGGAGCGAGCGGTCCGGAGGAGGCGTGGTGGCTCGGCTACGCGCTGAACACGGCGGGCGAGGTCGAGGTCGCCCGGGAGCTCCTGGAGGAGGCGATCACCGGGCTGCGCGCGCGCGGCGACATCCGGATCCTCCCGCAGGCGCTCCTCGCCGCCTCGATGACCACGTCGCTCGCCGGCCGCTTCTCGCGCGCCCGCTCCTTCGCCGAGGAGGCGCTCGTCCTCGGGAGCGACCTGGGGGACGTCGGCTTCGAGACCGCCTCCCGGGCCTGCCTGGCCTGGTTCGACGCGATGGAGGGAGTCGCGCCCGATCCCGAGGCGATCAGCGCGGGCAGCGCGATCGGCGCGGCCGTCCTCTCCTCGAGCGTGATGCGGGCGACGCTCCGCGGATCGAGAGCGGCGGTGGCGGTCCTCGAGTCTCGACCGGGCGACGCCGTGCCGGAGCTCCTGCCCCTCCTCGACACGGACGACGACTCCCTGAACCCCGGCTTCGCGATCCTGACCACGCCCGATCTCGTCGACGCGGCTCTCGCGATCGGGGACGTCGGAGTCGTGCGCCTGCACGCCGCGAGGCTGGAATCGCTCTTCGAGCGCTGGCACCAGCCGATGATCGAGGCGGCCCTCCGGTACGCGCAGATCGCCGTGGCGCTCGCCGACGGAGCGCCGGACGTCGCGGCCGGGCTGCTCCGCCGGACTCCGCCGCCGCTCCCGTACGTACGGGCGCGGGCGCTGCTGCTCGTGGGCGACGGGCTGCACCGGGCCGGTCGGGCGGCGGAGGCGCGGCCCCTCCTCCGCGAGGCACTGGCGATGCTCGAGGAGCTGCCGATCCACGCCTGGGCCGATCGGGCCCGTGACGCGCTCCGGGCCGCCGGAGGGAGGATCGCGGACGCGCCGTCGCCGGCCGCTGCGACGCTGACCCCGCAGGAGCTGCGCATCTGCGCTCTCGCGAGCACGGGGCTGTCGAACCGCGCGATCGCGCAGAACCTGTTCCTCTCGCCGCGCACGGTCGGCGCGCACCTGTACGCGGCGTACCGCAAGCTCGGGATCGGCGGGCGGGGCGAGCTCGCCGCGGTGCTCGGGAGGGACGCGGGCGCCGACGCCTGA
- a CDS encoding alpha/beta hydrolase: MPFVTTDDDVEIYYKDWGSTDAQPIVFHHGWPLSSDDWDAQMLFFHARGYRVIATDRRGHGRSTQVGTGHDMDHYASDVNAVVEHLDLRNAIHIGHSTGGGQVARYVAKYGEPQGRVAKAVLVSSVPPLMVQTEANPEGTPISVFDGFRDALAANRAEFYQAVASGPFYGFNREGVELSQPVVDNWWRQGMTGSALAHYEGIKAFSETDQTEDLKAITVPVLVTQGDDDQVVPYKDAALKQHELLQNSTLKIYEGYPHGMLTVHADVINPDLLAFIQE, translated from the coding sequence ATGCCGTTTGTGACCACGGACGACGACGTCGAGATCTACTACAAGGACTGGGGCAGCACCGACGCGCAGCCCATCGTCTTCCACCACGGCTGGCCGCTGTCGTCCGACGACTGGGACGCGCAGATGCTGTTCTTCCACGCGCGCGGCTACCGCGTCATCGCGACCGACCGCCGCGGGCACGGACGCTCGACCCAGGTCGGCACCGGACACGACATGGACCACTACGCCAGCGACGTGAACGCGGTCGTCGAGCACCTCGACCTGCGGAACGCGATCCACATCGGCCACTCCACCGGAGGCGGTCAGGTCGCGCGCTACGTCGCGAAGTACGGCGAGCCCCAGGGTCGCGTGGCCAAGGCCGTCCTCGTCTCGTCGGTCCCGCCGCTGATGGTGCAGACCGAGGCTAACCCCGAGGGCACGCCGATCTCGGTGTTCGACGGCTTCCGCGACGCTCTCGCGGCGAACCGCGCCGAGTTCTACCAGGCCGTGGCCTCCGGGCCCTTCTACGGCTTCAACCGCGAGGGCGTCGAGCTCTCGCAGCCCGTGGTCGACAACTGGTGGCGCCAGGGCATGACCGGATCCGCGCTCGCGCACTACGAGGGCATCAAGGCCTTCTCGGAGACGGACCAGACCGAGGACCTGAAGGCGATCACCGTCCCCGTCCTCGTCACCCAGGGCGACGACGACCAGGTCGTCCCCTACAAGGACGCCGCGCTCAAGCAGCACGAGCTGCTGCAGAACTCGACGCTCAAGATCTACGAGGGCTACCCGCACGGCATGCTGACCGTCCACGCCGACGTCATCAACCCCGACCTGCTGGCCTTCATCCAGGAGTAG
- a CDS encoding Dyp-type peroxidase, with protein MTRTADADRIAADAPSRGARIGGRDAHDDAHDVGPADAPDDDAPAGGAPVTVEDRVPIEPQAVVAPLSRSAVFLSLDIVGGQDAADRVRDVVADVGGILRAVGFRDLGLRLSCLVGIGSDAWGRFGGEGRPVQLHPFREVVGAAHTAVSTQTDLLFHIRAERDDACFEFERLLLDALGEDVVVRDEVVGFRYFDNRDLLGFVDGTENPTGEALPRVALIGAEDAAFAGGSYLVVQKYLHDLTSWHALTTEQQERVIGRSKADNVEREDDPAQLSHKGLATVVDAGGTEHDILRDNMPFGRPGRGEFGTYFLGLAADLSVIETMLTRMFVGVPAGRHDRLLDFSTATTGGVYFVPSRDVLEGLGG; from the coding sequence GTGACCCGCACCGCGGACGCTGACAGGATCGCGGCGGACGCGCCCTCCCGCGGCGCGCGGATCGGAGGTCGCGATGCCCACGACGACGCCCACGACGTCGGCCCTGCCGACGCCCCTGACGACGACGCTCCGGCCGGCGGTGCTCCGGTGACCGTCGAGGACCGCGTCCCGATCGAGCCGCAGGCGGTCGTCGCTCCGCTCAGCCGGTCCGCCGTCTTCCTCTCGCTCGACATCGTCGGCGGGCAGGACGCCGCGGACCGCGTGCGGGACGTCGTCGCCGACGTGGGCGGGATCCTCCGAGCGGTCGGCTTCCGCGACCTGGGCCTGCGCCTCTCCTGCCTGGTCGGGATCGGGAGCGACGCGTGGGGCCGCTTCGGCGGGGAGGGGCGCCCCGTACAGCTGCACCCGTTCAGGGAGGTGGTGGGCGCGGCGCACACGGCCGTCTCGACGCAGACCGACCTCCTGTTCCACATCCGGGCGGAGCGCGACGACGCCTGCTTCGAGTTCGAGCGCCTCCTGCTCGACGCGCTCGGCGAGGACGTCGTCGTCCGCGACGAGGTGGTCGGCTTCCGCTACTTCGACAACCGCGACCTGCTGGGCTTCGTCGACGGCACCGAGAACCCGACCGGGGAGGCGCTGCCCCGCGTCGCGCTGATCGGCGCGGAGGACGCGGCGTTCGCGGGCGGCAGCTACCTGGTCGTGCAGAAGTACCTGCACGACCTGACGTCCTGGCACGCGCTCACCACCGAGCAGCAGGAGCGGGTCATCGGCCGGAGCAAGGCCGACAACGTCGAGCGCGAGGACGATCCGGCGCAGCTCTCGCACAAGGGGCTCGCGACCGTGGTCGACGCCGGCGGGACCGAGCACGACATCCTCCGCGACAACATGCCCTTCGGCCGGCCCGGCAGGGGCGAGTTCGGCACGTACTTCCTCGGCCTGGCCGCCGACCTGTCGGTGATCGAGACGATGCTGACGCGGATGTTCGTCGGCGTGCCCGCAGGCCGGCACGACCGCCTCCTCGACTTCTCGACCGCGACGACCGGCGGGGTCTACTTCGTGCCCTCGCGGGACGTGCTCGAGGGCCTGGGCGGCTGA
- a CDS encoding cupin domain-containing protein has protein sequence MEPDDSTAPHHETPGFGDPDLPQEGIVNTEGDPSANTMTGPQNRVLEGLFPNQIAAPATDISTQPFFWSSFNISPRRVQRGGWARELTQADFAISNEIAGVNMYLEAGGIRELHWHQSAEWALMTKGNCRITTLSRTGRPSVDDVQEGDLWYFPPGLPHSLQGLGPDGAEFVLAFDDGEQSESNTLLLTDWFAHTPPDVLAKNFGVAQEVFRDIPLHDLWIFPGDVPGDLQADRAAAGVQDGDEAVIFRLSRSEPAYQNSGGRIQIADSTNFPASRTVSAALTTVEPGSMRELHWHPNADEWQYYLRGSARMTVFNTGPHANTTDFHAGDVGVVRRNFGHYVENTGDDTLVYIETFKSSRYEEVSLAQWLSHLPPSLVAQHLNIPEEVLATFPPGTQGITPLR, from the coding sequence GTGGAACCCGACGACAGCACCGCTCCGCACCACGAGACCCCCGGTTTCGGAGACCCGGACCTCCCCCAGGAGGGGATCGTGAACACCGAGGGCGATCCCTCGGCGAACACGATGACCGGCCCGCAGAACCGCGTCCTGGAGGGACTGTTCCCGAACCAGATCGCCGCGCCCGCGACGGACATCAGCACGCAGCCGTTCTTCTGGTCCTCCTTCAACATCTCGCCGCGGCGGGTGCAGCGGGGAGGCTGGGCGCGCGAGCTCACGCAGGCCGACTTCGCGATCTCGAACGAGATCGCCGGCGTGAACATGTACCTCGAGGCCGGCGGGATCCGCGAGCTGCACTGGCACCAGAGCGCCGAGTGGGCGCTGATGACCAAGGGGAACTGCCGCATCACCACGCTCAGCCGCACCGGCCGGCCCAGCGTCGACGATGTGCAGGAGGGGGATCTCTGGTACTTCCCGCCCGGCCTGCCGCACTCCCTGCAGGGCCTCGGCCCGGACGGGGCGGAGTTCGTGCTCGCGTTCGACGACGGCGAGCAGTCCGAGAGCAACACGCTCCTGCTCACCGACTGGTTCGCGCACACGCCGCCTGACGTGCTGGCGAAGAACTTCGGCGTCGCGCAGGAGGTCTTCCGCGACATCCCGCTGCACGACCTCTGGATCTTCCCGGGCGACGTGCCCGGCGACCTCCAGGCCGACCGGGCCGCGGCCGGGGTGCAGGACGGCGACGAGGCGGTGATCTTCCGGCTCTCCCGCTCCGAGCCCGCGTACCAGAACAGCGGCGGCCGGATCCAGATCGCCGACAGCACGAACTTCCCGGCCTCGCGCACGGTCTCGGCCGCGCTGACGACCGTCGAGCCCGGCTCGATGCGCGAGCTGCACTGGCACCCCAACGCCGACGAGTGGCAGTACTACCTCCGCGGATCCGCTCGGATGACCGTCTTCAACACCGGCCCGCACGCCAACACGACCGACTTCCACGCCGGAGACGTGGGCGTCGTGCGCCGCAACTTCGGCCACTACGTGGAGAACACCGGCGACGACACGCTCGTCTACATCGAGACCTTCAAGAGCTCCCGCTACGAGGAGGTGTCGCTCGCCCAGTGGCTGAGCCACCTGCCGCCGTCGCTGGTCGCGCAGCACCTGAACATCCCGGAGGAGGTGCTGGCGACCTTCCCGCCAGGGACGCAGGGGATCACTCCGCTGCGCTGA
- a CDS encoding helix-turn-helix transcriptional regulator: MSSRSPLAEFLRARRAALRPEQVGVPTAGTRRRVPGLRREEVADRARISRDYYLRVEQGHAVAPSDQVLNALAEALAFDEFERAYLFRLARLRPGPRDPDSPPPGQGAESLLAHWPRTPAYAFDRNLDVLGANDLMSRLAPDKGVPGANMLLSTSRGYVRAVADGDPPDQLQAWGQVFRELIAALRFYSDPDDPRLHEIVGECSVENPLFRSIWAEYQVRPFTHRWIRVHVEPFGWLDLEMQTLELAGAPGRYVVTYLAAAGTPAAAAVDVLASLRPAPEAGTALAASAGA; the protein is encoded by the coding sequence ATGAGCTCTCGCAGCCCCCTCGCGGAGTTCCTCCGCGCTCGCCGGGCGGCGCTGCGGCCGGAGCAGGTCGGCGTGCCGACCGCGGGCACCCGGCGGCGGGTGCCGGGCCTGCGCCGCGAGGAGGTCGCCGACCGCGCCCGGATCAGCCGCGACTACTACCTCCGCGTCGAGCAGGGGCACGCCGTCGCCCCCTCCGACCAGGTGCTGAACGCCCTCGCCGAGGCGCTCGCCTTCGACGAGTTCGAGCGCGCCTACCTCTTCCGGCTGGCCCGGCTGCGCCCCGGCCCGCGCGATCCCGACTCCCCTCCGCCGGGCCAGGGCGCGGAGTCGCTGCTCGCCCACTGGCCGAGGACCCCGGCGTACGCGTTCGACCGCAACCTCGACGTCCTCGGCGCGAACGACCTGATGAGCCGTCTCGCCCCCGACAAGGGCGTGCCCGGCGCCAACATGCTGCTCTCCACGTCCCGCGGCTACGTGCGCGCCGTGGCGGACGGCGACCCGCCGGACCAGCTGCAGGCGTGGGGCCAGGTCTTCCGCGAGCTGATCGCCGCGCTGCGGTTCTACAGCGACCCCGACGATCCGCGGCTGCACGAGATCGTCGGCGAGTGCTCGGTCGAGAATCCGCTGTTCCGGTCGATCTGGGCCGAGTACCAGGTCCGCCCCTTCACCCACCGGTGGATCCGCGTCCACGTCGAGCCGTTCGGCTGGCTCGACCTCGAGATGCAGACCCTGGAGCTCGCCGGCGCTCCGGGCCGGTACGTCGTGACCTACCTCGCGGCAGCGGGGACTCCGGCGGCTGCGGCCGTCGACGTCCTCGCCTCGCTGCGGCCCGCTCCGGAGGCGGGCACCGCGCTGGCCGCCTCGGCCGGCGCCTGA
- a CDS encoding LuxR C-terminal-related transcriptional regulator produces MTISALSSPPAHPSAPEDVVVRMLSSASPARERLLVVEGGIGSGRTHMLRSAAATARAAGCEVVEVRPDRGDAVIGASSLALFATLIGRLQRVRDSSASPCDPGFLIVVDDWERFDVAARETLQALVTRLVDEVGAACLLATGDRRVLAGWEGLRHRRTEPLDAEAACGFLRAHGGRRSLAVEARLLRVAEGNPLLLDVLGRAWADEDAPSPFPVYPRLEQAETRVLDLLAPLSEECREALLVAAVAGAEFTESIGSAPGDGDRALVQAGILTAGGRAFRDPVVRAVVLSTASPRALRAARRRLAERPESAPHLRLLLAADDAAGPEERARLLRDAAEERLRAGRPQEALLLFAEARSSARGAAQEELEARAAAVAAFTGDAAALERVVERSREDGGVLGAGVEAARLADALLRTGDVGGVRRAALRGLGARVGRGGAGVGGASLAGGASPVGGVAPAETDASRDDAGSLSADRVAPHAAADLLTTVLHLACMLRSDPAWWQEALAVGEEHPLDPVLRLVEACVQPVPDEEWERRLRLAEDSAVTGDPWKTVALHLAWSLLEVSDERRDCLAGLLDGGEEADGLPGALAFLRRGTTALDGGRLDDASADLDRAAARADDLPAVRALIDATRARVHAVQGDRARTLECAERATAWALRHGAASVARAADHALCSLDLGGGRFEEAHARSSSRAGGDPLELLDAAEAASRLRLPEHCAELATAAADLAARPLAPRGRMLALAATAVLDQTGGAGALFERSLDPASEEWPFERARVQLCHGEWLRRRMRPLEARTRFRQAAAGFAAVGAELWLARAQHELRAAGGAGEAPVAADLSEQERRVVSLAAAGLSNKQIAQQLFVSPRTVSGHLYRIFPKLGVTSRAGLRDALLSLEDARSA; encoded by the coding sequence ATGACGATCAGTGCACTCTCCTCGCCGCCCGCGCACCCGAGCGCCCCCGAGGACGTGGTGGTCCGGATGCTGAGCTCGGCGTCGCCCGCGCGGGAGCGGCTCCTGGTGGTCGAGGGCGGGATCGGCTCGGGCCGGACGCACATGCTGCGCTCCGCCGCGGCCACCGCTCGCGCCGCCGGCTGCGAAGTCGTGGAGGTGCGGCCGGACCGGGGCGACGCCGTGATCGGCGCGTCCTCGCTCGCACTGTTCGCCACGCTGATCGGCCGTCTGCAGCGGGTGCGCGACTCCTCCGCCTCGCCCTGCGACCCCGGCTTCCTGATCGTCGTCGACGACTGGGAGCGGTTCGACGTCGCCGCCCGCGAGACCCTCCAGGCCCTGGTGACCCGGCTGGTCGACGAGGTCGGCGCCGCCTGCCTCCTCGCCACCGGCGACCGGCGCGTCCTCGCCGGCTGGGAGGGCCTCCGGCACCGTCGCACCGAGCCCCTCGACGCGGAGGCGGCCTGCGGCTTCCTGCGCGCCCACGGCGGCCGGCGGTCGCTCGCCGTCGAGGCGCGCCTGTTGCGGGTCGCGGAGGGGAATCCGCTGCTCCTCGACGTCCTCGGGCGGGCCTGGGCCGACGAGGACGCTCCCTCGCCCTTCCCGGTCTACCCGCGGCTCGAGCAGGCCGAGACCAGGGTGCTCGACCTGCTGGCTCCGCTGTCGGAGGAGTGCCGGGAGGCGCTCCTGGTCGCCGCGGTGGCGGGCGCCGAGTTCACGGAGAGCATCGGGTCGGCCCCCGGAGACGGGGACCGCGCCCTGGTGCAGGCGGGGATCCTGACGGCGGGCGGCCGTGCGTTCCGCGACCCGGTGGTCCGCGCGGTGGTGCTCTCGACGGCGTCGCCCCGAGCGCTGCGGGCGGCACGGAGGCGGCTCGCCGAGCGCCCGGAGTCGGCCCCGCACCTCCGCCTGCTGCTCGCGGCGGACGACGCGGCCGGGCCGGAGGAGCGGGCGCGGCTGCTGAGGGACGCGGCGGAGGAGCGACTCCGCGCGGGTCGGCCGCAGGAGGCGCTGCTCCTCTTCGCCGAGGCGCGGTCGAGTGCGCGCGGTGCTGCTCAGGAGGAGCTCGAGGCGCGCGCGGCCGCCGTCGCGGCCTTCACCGGCGACGCGGCGGCCCTCGAGCGGGTGGTCGAGCGCTCGCGGGAGGACGGCGGGGTTCTCGGGGCCGGCGTCGAGGCGGCGCGGCTGGCCGATGCGCTGCTCCGCACGGGGGACGTGGGCGGGGTCCGCCGCGCGGCCCTCCGGGGGCTCGGCGCTCGGGTGGGGCGTGGGGGCGCGGGAGTCGGTGGTGCCTCGCTCGCCGGCGGTGCCTCTCCAGTCGGCGGTGTCGCTCCCGCCGAGACCGACGCCTCCCGCGACGACGCCGGCAGCCTCTCCGCCGACCGCGTCGCCCCTCACGCCGCCGCCGACCTGCTGACGACCGTCCTCCACCTCGCCTGCATGCTCCGCAGCGATCCCGCGTGGTGGCAGGAGGCGCTCGCCGTCGGCGAGGAGCACCCCCTCGATCCTGTCCTGCGCCTCGTGGAGGCCTGCGTGCAGCCGGTCCCGGACGAGGAGTGGGAGCGTCGCCTGCGGCTCGCCGAGGACTCCGCGGTCACGGGCGACCCGTGGAAGACGGTCGCGCTGCACCTCGCCTGGTCGCTGCTCGAGGTCTCGGACGAGCGCCGCGACTGCCTCGCCGGGCTCCTCGACGGCGGGGAGGAGGCGGACGGCCTGCCCGGCGCCCTCGCCTTCCTCCGCCGCGGCACCACCGCACTCGACGGCGGTCGCCTCGACGACGCCTCGGCCGACCTCGACCGCGCCGCCGCCCGCGCCGACGACCTGCCCGCCGTGCGCGCGCTGATCGACGCGACTCGAGCCCGGGTCCACGCCGTGCAGGGCGACCGCGCACGCACCCTCGAGTGCGCCGAGCGCGCGACGGCCTGGGCGCTGCGGCACGGAGCGGCGTCGGTCGCGCGCGCCGCCGATCACGCCCTGTGCTCGCTCGACCTCGGCGGCGGCCGTTTCGAGGAGGCACACGCCCGCTCCTCCTCCCGCGCCGGCGGCGATCCGCTGGAGCTCCTCGACGCAGCCGAGGCCGCCTCGCGCCTCCGCCTGCCCGAGCACTGCGCCGAGCTGGCGACGGCCGCGGCGGACCTCGCCGCGCGGCCCCTCGCTCCCCGCGGGCGGATGCTCGCCCTCGCGGCGACCGCGGTCCTCGATCAGACCGGCGGCGCGGGCGCCCTCTTCGAGCGCTCCCTCGACCCGGCCTCCGAGGAGTGGCCGTTCGAGCGGGCGCGCGTCCAGCTCTGCCACGGCGAGTGGCTGCGCCGCCGGATGCGCCCGCTGGAGGCGCGCACCCGGTTCCGCCAGGCCGCCGCGGGATTCGCCGCGGTGGGGGCCGAGCTCTGGCTCGCCCGCGCCCAGCACGAGCTGCGGGCGGCGGGCGGAGCGGGGGAGGCGCCGGTCGCCGCCGACCTCAGCGAGCAGGAGCGGCGCGTGGTCTCTCTGGCCGCTGCCGGCCTGTCGAACAAGCAGATCGCCCAGCAGCTCTTCGTCTCGCCCCGCACCGTCAGCGGGCACCTGTACCGGATCTTCCCCAAGCTCGGGGTGACCTCGCGGGCCGGGCTCCGCGACGCGCTCCTCAGCCTCGAGGACGCCCGGAGCGCATGA
- a CDS encoding UBP-type zinc finger domain-containing protein: MTSQQMIDPSVPPSGPGCVECEQSGSWWLHLRRCALCGHIGCCDDSLNRHATAHYHSTGHAVIRSFEPGEDWFWDYRTDDYADGPALADPQSHPASQTTPGPKDRVPRDWQYLLAERAERAERAERAERAERAERG; the protein is encoded by the coding sequence ATGACGTCGCAGCAGATGATCGACCCCTCCGTCCCGCCGAGCGGCCCCGGCTGCGTCGAGTGCGAGCAGTCCGGCTCGTGGTGGCTGCACCTGCGCCGCTGCGCGCTCTGCGGGCACATCGGCTGCTGCGACGACTCGCTGAACCGCCACGCGACGGCCCACTACCACTCGACGGGCCACGCGGTCATCCGCAGCTTCGAGCCCGGCGAGGACTGGTTCTGGGACTACCGGACCGACGACTACGCCGACGGCCCCGCCCTGGCCGACCCGCAGAGCCACCCGGCGAGCCAGACCACCCCGGGGCCGAAGGACCGCGTGCCGCGCGACTGGCAGTACCTCCTCGCCGAGCGCGCCGAGCGCGCCGAGCGCGCCGAGCGCGCCGAGCGCGCCGAGCGCGCCGAGCGGGGCTGA